TCGATTCGATAATATAgttaattcataattttttatcatcatttttcacttcattaacaatattttatcaaatcttTTTTATTCAATGCATCACTTTGATAGAAcaattcaagattatggattttacgGTCTTGGGattgcagaccaatcacaacaatatatcaatcatccaaactACAACAATTAGATGCATATAAAACTTCACAACCTATCTTAAtaactatcaatcactattaagagtctttCTATCATATAAAATACACCATAATCTACCTCAACCGAAAAACTGAAGTCAAGCAAACTAATTCACTGGTGCTTtccctttcttcgatgcctcagAACATTAcatccaatctatcaaatatacaattgaaaagtaaCACGCTCCCGACAGGCAATTAATCCATAATATCATCCATCGTTAGCCAATACTTTCTCCTTATAGACTTTACGATGGTGATATGAAGGGAAAGCCTAAGCCTGTTTAGTTCCATATTGAGGAGTAAGGAAAGGGCTACTTTTCAGGGGGAGATCACTACCCTTTCTGAGACATCTGACTGGGttactttaaaaaaatcttcagaGCACAGTTCAAATAGGACTTTGCCTGCTATTCATTCCTAAATCCCTTTCACCCTTAACTAGCTAATTCGATGGGACGTCAACAGCGTCCTATTAAAGATGGGGGCGAATCAAGCAATCATAAGCAAATGAGTCCTTAAACATTCATATTACTATAGTTCTAACTTAGGGTTAAGTCTCAGTTTTCTCCAACTACCAAAATCTTATTCCACAAACCCTAGGCCTAAAACATTAATTTACCAAATTGTTGTGATAATACTGTATGAAATCCGCACACTAGAAGCTAGCTAGACCCAAAAGTAATTGTTGACAAACTATCTAATATTCATAATCATTAaatacctaaactatcattaTTACCTCATGATTGAGTCATCATTACATTATTATCAACCCTTACTGTTTCCACTTTGCCaatttactaaaaaaaaaacttaaaatttacGATTCATTCTCTGTCAGCAGTAAGTTATTGTGCAAAACTAAAGCTAAGAGAATTTGGTTTTATCTCAAAGTTTCCTTTCGTGTTCGACGTCGCACATTAGTCCTATCACAAACCTCActctcctttttattttattttttcctaaCTAGTTATGTACTAAAGGTGACAAATTTCactcatttattttaataaatatgggacaagtggtatagagtattaaataaattatcactttagctcactaattaaattaattatctaaatttactcgtcaactaaataaccgtagttaccgaatagtccaaaattccaCCTAAAATTTACGGGATAAGTCTTTAATGAAATAAGAAtctctagtactcaaaacgaaCTAACGGGTTCGTTACAATGTGTCAAGTTTAAAGGGGCTTTTAACTATTAACTCTATTCAAAACTCAAATTACTCGTTGAatcaaagaagtaaaaaaaaaaaaacatgcgTGAAAAATTCAAATATACCCTAAACTTTGTTAGTAGGATCATACACACCTCTACacgattttttttaacaaattaaaaataaatttaaaattaatatttcacTTCCACATATAACGATACCTACATTAAATaagatataaaattattatattttctacccaattttttttttcaaatttagcaatatatgagattattttttttaacaattatatatatatatatatatatatatatatatatatatatatatatatatatatatagttcgtAAAAAGTGGAAATGTTGCTCATAAAAATCGTGTTCGTATAACAATAAGCTTAAGTCATGCAAATCATACATTAGATAGAACACACGACAAGAAATGAAGAAGTTATAGTGCAATAGTTTGGTACAACTtggaatagagaaaaaaattacttaaatacaaaatttattttactatattttttaaaattctcaatcatttgaaaaattacaaaaatttctatTTTCTCGTATTCTTGAATACATCACTATACGTGATGTATCgatcagatacatcactttacatgatgtatcgtcgatcagatacatcactttacttACATAGCCCTTAACACTATgtgatttgtataattcatattattattgaaCTTAGCAGCCATCTAGTCCAATAGAAACTAGAAGCTTGATATTTGATATTACGtataatatctatatatataagtctattttattttaaaagataacCCTTATCAACATGGAAGAGGAATAACCGAATAGTTATCAATCATCATAATCCCTGGAAGTTAGACTCGATCTTTCCATCTATTTGCTTATTTTTAGGGAGGATTGGGGTGTAAGTTTTTAGTTGCATATTtccaaaaaatgattaaaatttcgTAATGTATGATTTTAAGAAGAGAGGGATCCAGcctttaaaattttaaagagaCACGTGGCTTTAATCAGGACCTCTATTGAAGATTACTGGAGCTATCGGTACTAGAGGAGATCTAAATCCACTCTAATACCACATGATTTTGGTTTAGAAACTTATAAGTAAGCTTCCCAAAGCCAAAACTAGTATAAATAGAAGCTCTTTGTTACCATTTTTCcatcaagaaaattaaatttgtgCAATGAAATCATGACTACTTTGAACAAGTTAACAATCTTTCTCTTTAATCTCTTTCTCTCAATTTGCCTTTCATCGTCATGGACCAACAATACTCATGATCATGACTTTCTTGAATGCCTTTCTCACAAAATTATGAACTCAAACTCAACAACACAAGTCATCCACATTCCTAAAAACTCATCCTATTCAACCATATTGAAATCCTTTTCAACTAACCTAAGGATAAcctccaacttcaaaccatcaaTTATTTTTACTCCTCTGAAAGAATCTCAAATCCAGGCAACTATACATTGCTCCAAGAAACATGACCAACAAATCAGAATTCGAAGCGGTGGACATGATTATGAGGGACTTTCATACGTTTCTGAAAGCCCTTTTATCGTAATTGATCTTAGGAACCTAAGATCAATCTCCATTGACACTGAAAAAAAGACTGCTTGGATTCAATCTGGCGCAACCCTAGGGGAAGTATATTATAGGATTGCGGAAAACAGTAAAAAATTGGCCTTTGTTTCAGGGATTTGTCCTACTGTTGGTGTTGGTGGACACTTTAGTGGTGGAGGCTATAGCATGATGTCTCGAAAATTTGGTATGGCTGTTGATCACATCATTGATGCTAAGCTAATCGATGCCAATGGACAAATCCAAGATCGAGAATCAATGGGTGAGGATCTCTTTTGGGCTATTAGAGGAGGTGGAGGGACTAGCTTTGGTCTCATTATATCATGGAAGGTAAAATTACTCGATATTCCAGAAAAGGTAACCGTGTTCAATGTTCCACGGACATTGGAACAAAATGGAACTCAACTTGTTTACAAATGGCAACATATCGCGGACAAAGTTGATGACAATCTTCTCATCAGGCTCTTCCTGAGGAATAGTGGATCTCGATTTGGGGGTGGGAAAAGAAGTATCCACGCCTTTTTCACTACAATGTTCGTTGGAGGAGTGGATGAACTCCTCCACGAAATGCAAAAGAGATTCCCAGAACTAGGATTGATGAAAGAAGATTGCATTGAGATGAGTTGGATCGAATCTGTACTCTTCTTTGCCAATTACCCTAGGGGTACATCACTTGATGTGTTACTAAATTGGAATACTACAACTAATCAAATAGGATTCTTCAAAGGAAAATCAGACTATGTCCAACGCCCAATTTCTATAAATGGTATCAAAGGTATGTGGAAACAACTCAACCAATTAGTAGGCGAAAATTCATTTTCGGGCGTTGAACTACAGTTTAGTCCTTGCGGAGGAAAGTTGAGTGACATCTCAGAATCTGAAACACCTTTCCCTCATAGAGATGGAAATATATTTATGATTCATTATGCAGTGTATTGGGGGGGAATGGAAGATTCTAAAAGAAACATAGCTTGGAGTCGAAAACTTTATAAATACATGGCTAAGTATGTGTCAAAATCTCCTAGAGCTGCTTATTTCAATTATAGAGATCTTGATTTGGGAGTGAACAACAAAGGAATAAACACAAGCTATGTAAAAGCAAGAATTTGGGGAGTGAAATATTTCAAGAACAACTTTGATAGATTGGTGAAAGTGAAGACTAAAATTGATCCAACAAATTTCTTTAGGAATGAACAAAGCATTCCTCCTCTATTATCTTAAGCTTAcatcttgtttggatggttattACGTACATATCATTTTATACTGTATCGTATTATATTGTGTCGTATGATTttgatgaatataatatttgaatagattgtataTCTCATTTTTCATCGTTACGTACGTAATGTCACACATCAACCTCAAATAAATCTATAGGTATATATAATATGGTAGAGCTATATTAAAAAGGAAGTGTAAGgataaaatagaaatattaGACAATAAACAAAGACAACTAAATTGGTATTTacataaaatttgattttttttatcattcaGAGTATGAGTTTAacaatatatacaatataataaaatttaaatatttatcaaaacaaatattatatttaaactaacaatacaatataatataatagataACGACCATCCAAACCAGCTAAGCTATTAATTAGTGgtaatttaatttatgtgtGTAGTTTGCAAGCCATCAGCCATACATATGTATTACTAGTACTGAAAACTAAATGTAGACGTGATATTCCAAATTAGAAATCGTGTAAGATATTTTCTGGTTGAAACACTTCCGATAAAAGTTCTTGGttctcaaaataaattaatgtgAATTTCCAAGAATTCATTCTTCATTTAGTTTTACATTTTAGGTTTTTGGAAGTTACATGTTTATTTGTAATATTTATGAacctattaataattttttactaaataaaaaaaattctttcaaaatttttaatcttatagatagtgttttttttcttgaaaaggcAAACACTttctttagaaaaatatttgagatatATTAATCAAATGGTGAAATCACTTATTCAAGAATAGAAGAGCAATATTCTTGATTACTTCTTATTTTATGGCTTAgttgaatttcaaaaaataaaattgttattTATTCTTCTATTTGCTCCTAGAAAAGACTTCAACGATTTTCAAAAAAACGAATTAACaatcaaattttatttcaaatttcttataCTACTATCATTCTTGTCTAacagaaaatataaaactaatTATCCAAGTTAAAACATGAGGAAGGGCGTgcatctttttatttattactccgAATAAACATGACAAGTCTTTGCAATTCGTTCAACGTGTCTTGCTcgttatgaaaaaaataaaaaataaaaattcagagTTCAATTTTGTTTCTTACAAGTTAcaactaattaaagaaaattctatcattgaccataaaaaatgaaattctaTCACAGATTAGGAAATCTTTTACGAATAACACATTAATATTATTCTATACCACATGGTTTTAGGGTTTGAAACTAAGCTTCTTTAATTTCTCCCTAAGCTAAAACTATAAATAGCCTAGGTGGTCTTAATTTCCATTTTTTCCATCATCAAAATTTGCAACAACAAATAATCAATTATGATGACTACTTTGAACAAGTTAACaatctttctctttctctcaaTTCGCCTTTCATCATCAGGGGCCTACAAATCTCATGATGACTTTCTTGAATGTCTTTCTCACAAAATtataaactcaaactcaatatcACAAGTAATCTACACTCCTAAAAACTCATCATATTCAAccattttaaattcattttcagATAATCCAAGGATAACCTCCGACTTCAAACCATCAATTATTTTCACTCCTAATGATGAATCTCAAATTCAGGCAGCTATACATTGTTCCAAGAAACATGACCTACAAATTAGAATTCGAGGTGGTGGACATGACTATGAGGGACTTTCATACATTTCTAAAATCCCTTTTGTCATAATTGATTTTTGAAACCTAAGATCAATCTCCATTGATACCAAAAAAAAGACTACTTGGATTCAAGCTGACGCGACTCTAGGGAAAGTTTACTATAGAATcgcaaaaaaaagtaaaaaaattggCCTTTGTTGCTGGCCGTTGTCCAACTGTTGGTGTTGGTGGACACTTTAGTGGTGGAGGCTATGGCATGATGTCACGAAAATTCGGTATTGTTGCTGATAACATCATTGATGCTAAATTAATCAATGCTAATGGACGAATCCACGATCGAAGATCAATGGGTGAGGATCACTTTTGGGCTATTAGAGGAGGTGGAGGGACTAGTTTTGGTCTTATTATCTCATGGAAGGTAAAATTACTCGATATTCCAGAAAAAGTGACTGTATGCAACGTGACGCGAACGTTGGAACAAAATTTAACTCAATTAGTCTACAAATGGCAACACATCGCGAATAAAGTTGATGATAATCTCCTCCTCGGGATCTTCCTAAGGAGCATTGAGTCTCCATTCAGGCGTGGACAAAGGACTATCTACGCCTTTTTCCCTACAATGTTTGTTGGAGGAGTGGATGAACTCCTCCATGAAATGCAAGAGAACTTCCCGGAACTAGGGTTAGTAAAAGAAGATTGTATTGAGATGAGTTGGATCGAATCTATACTTTTTTTGTTGATTTCCCTAGGGGAACATCACTTGATGTGTTGCTAGATTGGAATACCACAACTTATCTAAGTGGATTATTCTTCAAAGGAAAATCAGACTTTGTCCAACGTCCAATTTCTATATATGTTATCAAAGGTGTATGGAAACTATTCAACCAATTAGTAGGCGAAAAATCAGGTGTTGAATTACAGTTTAGCCCTTATGGAGGAAAGTTGAGTGACTTCTCAGAATCTGAAACCCTTTCCCTCATAGAAATGGAAACATATTTATGATTCATTATGGGTTGGTTTGGAAGAAAATGGAAGATTCTAAAAGAAACATAGCTTGGATTCAGAAGCTTTATGGATACATGGCTAAGTATGTGTCAAAATCTCCTAGAGCTGCTTATTTCAACTATAGAGATCTTGATTTGGGAATGAACAACAAAGGAAACACAAGCTATGCACAAGCAAAAATTTGGGGAGTGAAATATTTCAAGAACAATTTTGATAGATTGGTGAAAGTGAAAGACTAAAACTGATCCAACAAATTTCTTTAGGAATGAACAAAGCATTCCTCCCCTATTATATTAAGTTTAcagcttgtttggatggttattACCTACTCATACTATTTCATATTGTATCGTATTATATTGTACTTTATTATATTGTttgatgaatataatatttgaataaattatatatattattttccgTCATTACATAATATCACAGATCAACCAATTGAAGGATAAATCTATAAGAATAATATGGTAGGGTATATAGCTATTTTTAAAAGGTAGGTAAGGATAAAGTAGAATTATTAGgtaataaataaagacaaaatgaaGAGGAAGATAACGACGCATTCACACTAAATTGATCGttacataaaatataatttttttatcattacataataatgaattaaataatatatacaataaataaaatttaaataacaatcaaaataaaatactatatttaaactaacaatatCATACATAGCAACCATCCACACAAGCTGCTTTTAATTAGTGGTAATTTAATTTATGTAGTTTGCAAGCAATCAGCCGTACGTTGTCATAAGATGATGCTGTTCACGTAGTTCTTTTAGAAATCGTTGTAAGATACTTCCTATCAGAAAAATCACATCATATATGTATTTAcgattatatattatttattataaatttattatttaataattattaattataaaagttTAATTACAAGACTTAGCAGATTggaattaaattatattaaatatctttttatttaattattttttaacaatcaattatgaaagagaaaaaacaGTGAGGTGTGCATTTTTTTAATGCAATTTATGTGTAATATTAAGTAAATTTTTACTACAATTTAGAAATTTGATTAAACACACGTCTCCCAAAAAGTTAAAAATCAATCAATCTCTCATTCTCTCTCCTTAGATTTCTCCAAAAGACTTTCAAGAATTAGTCTGTTTCATCCAACAACCTTCACATCTCattcatatttcttttatatttcaattaattttttttttatttcgttCGACTTTTATACATTTTTCATTACACCCAACTCCCacagaaaatatattttagattatataataaatgaaATCGGTTTATAAGGTGGTTTCACATTTGTAATATTTGTATAGAATGTATATAATGTCTGTGAATATTGGTATGCAAATCAGTGATCACCAAATTTTTTAGGTTAGTAACTATATGTTTTCTATTGCCCAAAATTATATATCTATGTAATTGTATGATTTCGATATGaattttgactttaaaaataattaaacttaccactatgattgtgatattaatttttatttcaaaaataaatgaaCCTACTGTATGATTTGTTATGAGTTTTGGTTTCGTATTGATCATTATAAAAAAGtggttcatattgattatttttttgtggttcaaaatttgaaaacttGACAATGGTATGAAATTGGTATGGATTTAGATTTAGAGGATTGTATATAAACagatttatatttgtatatatatgtttaatgtTATTTGTTATTGATATGACATAAGATTTTTTAAGTTTACTCATTTGAAACTACAGTTCATATAAATATGATAAATGAAATTGGTTTATAAAATGGATTCATACATGTAATATTTGTATAGAATGTATATAATGTATGTGAAAATTGAGATGCAAATGTGAAATTACCAAATTTTCTATGTTAGTAACTATTTTAGTGTATGAAATAGGTATACAAACTGATATCTATCAATTGTGAAATTCAATTTAGGTGATACAGGtttatatatcaatttataCACTATGATATCAATTTTAGTGAAGATTTCATACTATCTTTCTATTTAATCAACATTAAATGAACgtttctatattttataaaCGTGACAATGCAAGatgtatttgtatatatcaGCTGTGATTCGCATATATCTGAGATATCAATACATAAGAGAGTGGCAAGCAAGATGGGAGGGAGGGAGGCGAGATTTGTCTATGTATCTCAAATGCATGTGAATCCACTTGAATACAGTGTATCTAAAAAtctaaaattcaaaatctttaCGGATACATGGctaaatatgtgtcagaatCTCCTAGAGGTGCTTATTTCAACTATAGAGATCTTGATTTGGGAGTGAACAAAAAAAGAAACACAAGCTATAAACAAGCAAGAATGTGGGGAGTGAAATATTCAAGAACAACTTTGATAGATTGGTGAAAGTGAGGACTAAAAATTTCTTTAGGAATGAACAAAGCATTCCTCCTCTATTGTTTGCAAGCCATCACCCGTACGTTTTTCACATGTATAGTACTAAAACATAATGAGatttactactctctctatgcCCTTCTAACTCTTAAGagatttatttttatgttattcctCTCATCTAGGGCTTCCAACTGAGTTAAACTCAGATCTTTCAAAGCAGTCTTTTCTTCTGTGATTGACTTCATGGAACAGCTCTGTAGATTTAATTCCAACACAAGCAGACAGCTTTCTCGTATCCGGTCACTCTAGGAATTCAGAAAAAGTGGCCACATTCAACGTAACACACACACGGGAACAAAATGCAACTCAACTAGTCTACAAATGGCAACATATTGCGGACAAAGTTGATAACAATCTTCTACTTAGGTTGGTCTTGACTAGCAGTGGATCTCCATTACGGCATGGACAGAGAACTTTCCATGCCTCTTCACTACAATGCTAATTGGGAGAATTGATGAACTTCTCCAGGAAATGCAAAAAAGTGTTCCTGAACTAGGGTTTGGTGAAACAAGATAGCATTTAGATGATCTGGATTGAATCTATACTctatttttttgagttaacTAAATAGGAATATCACAGATCTAGAGGGATACTACAAATGGAAATCAGACTGGAGGTTGGGTGTATGTCGCGATCTTGGAGGAGCAAGGCCAGAGGAAGGGCAAGTACGAACAGTGATTCAAAAGTTGATAGTAGTATCTCAGAGaaatcaatcaaaaaaaattgatcgataaataattcaaatttcGTATAAACTACAATTACTTGTACCAAACAATTAGGCAGGGTGTTCCTTTTTCTGTTAATGGCCATTATCAGTATCTTTTGCCTTTCTCTTCATCCCACCTTTCCCTGCTCGCTTCGGTGCCTGCAATCAAAGAAAACATTTTTATCAAATACCtcaataaatttttataaaatatcaaaCCTCAAGCCGCCAATGTATAAGTGACTATCTTCGTAGCAAGTTTTGGTTTctcaaaaataccaaaactgAAAGAACACATTATCTAGGACAAAATTCTTATACCTGTGGTAAAAGAAGATATAATCTTTTTGATAAAGTAAAAGATTATATAATCATTTCCTTCAGTAACCTGATATCGTGTTTAGATCTATTTTCCTGTTTTTACTTATTTGATCGTGTGGAACGTATTAACTGCTAGTAACCAGAAAAGTCAGCAAAAGGATGATGAAGATGATCCAAGTGTTTCAAATCATATATGTATGAATAAACAGAATTTTGCCAAAATAATCAGTTGTTTTATAATTAGTAGTAGTAGGAATAAAATAAACTTCATAGATAACTCTGACATCGAATTTAGGTTATTGCATTATTATGTGGTTGTTACTGCTTCCTTATTAGTTGCTTCATTTCTCCACTGTTGTTTTCCCTTTTTTCATAcctattttgatatgttgtaCTCGAGGCGAGGGTCCTCCGGAAATAGCCTCATTACCTCCATGAGGTAAGGGTatggtctgcgtacactctaccctccccaaactccACTtttgggatttcactgggtatattgttgttgtcgtACACAGataaaacatgaatgtaaaatcACCAATACAAACAGCTAGTGCAAGTAGAGAGATTGGGGAGGTATACCTCAGCTGAAAATGTTTTAAGAGGGTCTCTGCTTCTTTTGAACCTTCCCTTTGATCCTTTGCCACGAGATACATTAGTATTGCCCATTGCAGCTCTGGCCAGCTTCACAATCTTGCTAGCTTCTTGTGTTGTTGGATCCAATAGGTAGTCAGGCACATCACGTAGGTGTGGGGCCGGTGCCTTCTTGCTTAACATCTTATCATGCTTCAAAAGATCTGCCCAGAAATTTGAATATAATGAATCCTACAATGTTCACTCAAAGTACATCCCACAAACTACTGCTTAATTACCTAAGTCTTTTGGATTATCTTGAAAATGAGCCTTCAATCTGGATAAGACAAACGGAAAAAGTACTTAAGTTGATACAGATTTCAAGTCAAGCACAGCAAATTACAATCATGGAGAAATCAAAAAACAGTAACAAGAGGCTAGGAAAGTGCCTCCTAACAGAGTAGGTGAAGAATAATGACAAACAAATAACTATATGAAAGCAAACTATTAATCCACAAAATATAAGTCTAGTAGAGTTGACAAATATTTTAACTTCCCACAAGTATAGTTTACTGCAGCTTCTACATTTTGTGAGTCGTTCAA
The sequence above is a segment of the Solanum dulcamara chromosome 11, daSolDulc1.2, whole genome shotgun sequence genome. Coding sequences within it:
- the LOC129874231 gene encoding berberine bridge enzyme-like 28 gives rise to the protein MTTLNKLTIFLFNLFLSICLSSSWTNNTHDHDFLECLSHKIMNSNSTTQVIHIPKNSSYSTILKSFSTNLRITSNFKPSIIFTPLKESQIQATIHCSKKHDQQIRIRSGGHDYEGLSYVSESPFIVIDLRNLRSISIDTEKKTAWIQSGATLGEVYYRIAENSKKLAFVSGICPTVGVGGHFSGGGYSMMSRKFGMAVDHIIDAKLIDANGQIQDRESMGEDLFWAIRGGGGTSFGLIISWKVKLLDIPEKVTVFNVPRTLEQNGTQLVYKWQHIADKVDDNLLIRLFLRNSGSRFGGGKRSIHAFFTTMFVGGVDELLHEMQKRFPELGLMKEDCIEMSWIESVLFFANYPRGTSLDVLLNWNTTTNQIGFFKGKSDYVQRPISINGIKGMWKQLNQLVGENSFSGVELQFSPCGGKLSDISESETPFPHRDGNIFMIHYAVYWGGMEDSKRNIAWSRKLYKYMAKYVSKSPRAAYFNYRDLDLGVNNKGINTSYVKARIWGVKYFKNNFDRLVKVKTKIDPTNFFRNEQSIPPLLS